In a genomic window of Zingiber officinale cultivar Zhangliang chromosome 9B, Zo_v1.1, whole genome shotgun sequence:
- the LOC122024299 gene encoding transcription factor bHLH137-like, with translation MACQGQPLSNGFLLDSSCFPSFLFSSLDDASSSAIVDENVAAASFDGYLVCSVITNQEASATTENKRKSRSDETNLSTVSTQCMESTKEGKSKKQKRVAKKTEEKKQSSNSDGYVRAKRGQATDSHSLAERVRREKISERMKMLQGLVPGCDKVTGKALMLDEIINYVQSLQNQVEFLSMKIASLSPVLYDFNADLVDCIDQQQKLIRGIVQQPQPCMELSNPLQPQAKAYANEAFTDYQLMGHATGAHTSFSQDANGSPLQMGAPRQGFLDQVGFLNNCHFQ, from the exons atggcatgtcaaggacaacctCTGTCTAATGGTTTCCTGTTGGACTCCTCTTGCTTCCCCAGTTTCCTCTTCTCGTCGCTTGACGACGCCAGTAGCTCTGCCATTGTTGACGAAAATGTCGCTGCGGCTTCATTTGATGGCTACTTGGTCTGTTCTGTGATTACAAATCAAGAAGCCTCAGCTACCACGGAGAACAAAAGAAAGAGCAGATCAGATGAGACCAATTTGAGCACTGTGTCAACTCAATGCATG gaATCTACCAAGGAAGGCAAGAGCAAGAAGCAGAAGAGAGTTGCAAAGAAAACAGAGGAAAAGAAACAGAGCTCAAACTCAGATGGATATGTGAGAGCAAAGAGAGGCCAAGCAACAGATAGCCACAGTCTCGCGGAGAGG GTGAGAAGGGAGAAGATCAGTGAAAGGATGAAGATGCTGCAAGGCCTTGTTCCTGGCTGTGACAAGGTAACAGGAAAAGCACTAATGCTGGATGAGATAATTAACTATGTGCAGTCCCTGCAAAACCAAGTCGAG TTTCTCTCCATGAAGATTGCATCCTTGAGTCCTGTGTTATACGACTTCAATGCGGACCTTGTTGATTGCATCGATCAACAACAG AAACTGATAAGAGGCATAGTACAGCAACCGCAGCCTTGTATGGAGCTAAGTAATCCCCTTCAACCTCAGGCCAAAGCTTATGCGAATGAAGCGTTCACCGACTACCAACTGATGGGCCATGCGACTGGAGCTCACACAAGCTTCTCTCAG GATGCCAATGGCAGTCCACTGCAAATGGGTGCACCGAGACAAGGGTTCCTCGATCAAGTAGGGTTTCTGAACAATTGCCACTTCCAGTAA